The following proteins are co-located in the Silene latifolia isolate original U9 population chromosome 1, ASM4854445v1, whole genome shotgun sequence genome:
- the LOC141609340 gene encoding alpha-L-arabinofuranosidase 1-like translates to MSRLWLLLLGTLFISQPCFAQNHHNYHHNAFLTIDALNARPIPQNFLGIFFEEINHSGAGGLWAELVRNRGFEAGGRHIPSTIYPWGAIGDEPVISIVTEMSSCFQNNPMALRMDILCDPTTCPPGGVGVYNPGYWGMNIEEGKTYNVVFYIKSSGSLQASLSLVNEDGTQVLAFYQIVAEADKVGNWTRIQTTLTAAGSDPKARLQLTTTEKGTLWLDQVSVMPTDTHKGHGYRKDLMEMLLNLKPRFLRFPGGCYVEGVNLVNSYRWKETVGPWEERPGHFNDIWGYFSDDGLGYLEYLQLAEDLGVEPVWVVNNGFGHGDAVDPPLLKLFVQEMLDSIEFARGSPNSTWGSLRAKLGHPSPFTLNYVAIGNEDCEKRYYRANYLKFYKAIKQAYPDIKTVSNCDGTAKELDHPADLYDFHRYTTAEEMFKLTRVFDKVSRNNPNSPKAFVNEYAVNQVADGSFNGALAEAAFLLSLERNSDVVEMVSYAPLFANLNDRKWNPNAIFFNSNFVYGISSYWVQTFFKESSGALLLKTALHTNSTNSTLDNNIYATAIKWMDKEEKIDYVILKVVNYNNAPAKLNVSLEGIDRYSLRVVRQTVLSSDDLKGDNTLGNPTKVVPQIRTFKDKEKTIDDLIVEPYSFTAFYLVH, encoded by the exons ATGAGTCGTCTTTGGCTTTTATTACTTGGGACATTGTTCATCTCCCAACCTTGCTTTGCCCAAAATCACCACAACTATCATCACAATGCATTTCTCACTATCGATGCGCTAAATGCACGTCCCATACCTCAAAACTTCTTGGGCATTTTTTTCGAG GAGATTAATCATTCTGGCGCCGGTGGATTATGGGCTGAGCTCGTAAGGAACAGAG GATTTGAAGCAGGAGGCCGGCATATACCCTCAACGATCTATCCCTGGGGTGCAATTGGAGACGAACCAGTAATATCAATAGTAACAGAGATGTCATCTTGCTTTCAGAATAATCCAATGGCGCTTCGGATGGACATACTTTGTGATCCAACAACTTGCCCGCCTGGAGGAGTTGGAGTTTACAACCCTGGCTATTGGGGCATG AATATTGAAGAAGGGAAAACCTATAATGTAGTATTCTACATTAAATCATCGGGATCTCTTCAAGCTAGTTTGTCCCTTGTAAATGAGGATGGGACTCAAGTGCTTGCTTTCTATCAAATAGT GGCTGAAGCAGATAAAGTGGGGAATTGGACAAGGATTCAGACCACATTAACGGCTGCAGGATCAGACCCGAAAGCAAGGCTTCAACTCACCACAACCGAAAAGGGCACCCTCTGGCTCGACCAAGTCTCCGTCATGCCTACCGATACTCACAAG GGTCATGGATACCGTAAGGATCTTATGGAAATGCTACTCAATTTAAAGCCTCGCTTCCTTAGATTCCCGG GCGGATGTTACGTGGAAGGTGTCAATTTAGTAAATTCCTATCGATGGAAGGAAACAGTGGGTCCATGGGAAGAGAGGCCCGGACATTTTAATGATATATGGGGATACTTTAGTGACGATGGACTTGGTTACCTTGAATATCTTCAA CTGGCCGAGGATCTTGGTGTAGAGCCCGTGTGGGTGGTTAACAACG GATTCGGTCACGGTGATGCAGTGGATCCTCCACTACTAAAGCTTTTTGTGCAGGAAATGTTAGATAGCATTGAGTTTGCAAGGGGTAGTCCTAATTCAACGTGGGGTTCTCTTCGTGCTAAACTAGGACATCCTTCACCTTTTACCCTCAATTATGTTGCCATTGGTAACGAGGATTGTGAAAAGCGCTATTATAGAG CAAATTATCTCAAGTTCTATAAAGCCATAAAACAAGCATATCCGGATATAAAAACCGTCTCCAACTGCGATGGGACAGCCAAGGAATTGGACCACCCTGCTGATCTATATGATTTTCAT AGGTACACAACTGCAGAGGAGATGTTTAAGCTAACACGTGTTTTCGACAAGGTTTCCAGGAACAATCCTAATTCACCAAAG GCTTTTGTGAACGAATACGCTGTGAATCAAGTCGCGGATGGATCATTTAATGGTGCATTAGCCGAAGCTGCGTTTTTACTTTCACTTGAGAGAAACAG TGATGTTGTGGAAATGGTGAGCTATGCACCACTTTTCGCCAACCTAAACGACAGAAA GTGGAATCCAAATGCTATTTTCTTTAATTCCAATTTTGTCTATGGAATTTCAAGCTATTGGGTTCAAACATTTTTCAAAGAATCAAGCGGAGCTTTGCTTTTGAAAACTGCTCTTCACACTAATTCAACTAATTCAACGTTGGATAATAACATTTATGCTACTGCTATTAAATGGATGGACAAGGAGGAGAAGATTGATTACGTGATCCTCAAG GTTGTCAACTATAATAATGCTCCGGCCAAACTAAACGTTTCCTTGGAGGGAATTGATCGCTACTCGCTTCGAGTAGTCCGGCAAACTGTGCTTTCTTCTGATGACTTGAAGGGTGACAATACATTGGGCAATCCTACCAAG GTGGTACCACAAATAAGAACATTCAAAGATAAAGAGAAGACTATAGATGATTTGATTGTAGAGCCATACTCTTTCACAGCTTTTTATCTGGTGCATTAA